GGAAATCTGGCAAGCCAACGCCGCCGGTCGCTACAACCACAAGCGCGACCTGCACGACGCGCCGCTGGACCCGAACTTCACCGGCACCGGGCGCACCGTCACCGACGCAGAAGGCTGGTACCAGTTCCAGACCATCAAGCCCGGCGCCTACCCGTGGGGCAACCATCACAACGCCTGGCGCCCGGCGCATATCCACTTTTCGCTGTTCGGCCCGAGCGTGCTGACGCGCCTGGTCACGCAAATGTACTTCCCCGGCGACCCGCTGCTCGAATACGACCCGATCTACAACTGCGTGCCGGACACCCGCGCCAAGCAACGCCTGATCGCCAGCTTCGACCTGGAAAAAACCATTCCTTCCTATGCCCTCGGCTACCGCTGGGACATCGTCCTGCGCGGCCGCGACGCCACGCCGATGGAGAAATGAGATGAGCCTTTACGCAACCACGTCCCACACCGTCGGGCCGTATTACCACATCGGCCTGACCTGGCTGAACCGCGAAGACCTGACCGTCGCCGCCACCCTCGGCGAACGCGTGGCGATCACTGGGCAAGTGGTGGACGGCAACGGTGATGTGGTCAACGACGCCATGCTCGAAGTCTGGCAGGCGAACGCCGCCGGCAAGTACGACCACCCGGAAGACGAGCAGGACAAACCGGTAGATCCCAATTTCGAAGGCTTTGGCCGCGTGCCGGTGGATGCCGAAGGGCGTTTCCGCTTTACCACGATCAAGCCGGGCAGCGTGCCGGGGCTTAAAGGCACGACCCAGGCGCCGCACCTGGTGGTGCTGGTGTTTGCCCGTGGGTTGGTCAAGCACTTGCTGACGCGAATTTATTTTGACGGTGAAGCGCTGAATGCAGATGACGCGTTGCTGGCGTGTGTGCCGGCCGAACGTCGCGGTACGCTGATTGCCAGGCAGGATGGGGCAGGGGTTTATCAGTGGGATGTGGTTTTGCAGGGGACAGACAGGGAAACGGTGTTTTTCGATTATTGAGTTGGCTGTAGGGCCTCATCGGGGGCAAGCCCCCTCCCACATTGGATCTAGGTGAACCCGATCAAGTGTGGGAGGGGGCTTGCCCCCGATAGGGCCTTTTCAGACGACACAGATCCAAAAGTCTGCTTGCGGAACATGGTTGTTGCAAAGTATGTCTAGGCTATAACCGTTCCCATTGAGTGAAAAAACATGACAACAACAACGAGTCACTACACCGGAGAAGAACGCAGCAAACGGATTTTTGCGATTGTCGGTGCTTCCTCCGGCAACCTGGTCGAATGGTTCGACTTCTACGTCTATGCCTTCTGCGCCATCTATTTTGCCCCGGCGTTTTTTCCGTCGGATGACCCCACCGTGCAGTTGCTCAATACCGCTGGCGTGTTCGCTGCCGGGTTCCTGATGCGTCCTATCGGCGGCTGGCTGTTTGGCCGGGTGGCCGACAAGCATGGCCGCAAGAATTCAATGATGATCTCGGTGCTGATGATGTGCGCCGGTTCCCTGGTCATCGCCTTCCTGCCCACCTACAACACGATCGGTGCCTGGGCGCCGGCGCTGCTGTTGGTGGCGCGACTGTTCCAGGGTTTGTCGGTGGGTGGCGAATACGGCACCACCGCCACCTACATGAGCGAAGTGGCGCTCAAGGGCCAGCGCGGTTTCTTCGCCTCGTTCCAGTACGTGACCCTGATCGGCGGGCAATTGCTGGCGGTGTTGGTGGTGGTGATCCTGCAACAGATCCTCACCGAGGAAGAATTGCGCGCCTGGGGCTGGCGGATTCCGTTCGTGATCGGCGCCATTGCGGCGGTGATCTCGTTGCTGCTGCGACGCACCCTCAAGGAAACCACCAGCAAGGAAATGCGCGAAGACAAGGACGCCGGCAGCATCGTCGCGCTGTTCCGTGACCACGGCAAAGCGTTCATTACAGTGCTGGGCTACACCGCCGGCGGCTCGCTGATTTTCTATACGTTCACCACTTACATGCAGAAGTACCTGGTGAATACCGTGGGCATGCACGCCAAGACCTCCAGCTACATCATGACCGGTGCGCTGTTTCTCTACATGTGCATGCAGCCGCTGTTCGGCATGCTGGCCGACAAGATCGGCCGGCGCAATTCCATGCTCTGGTTCGCCGGCCTGGGCACGCTGTTCACGGTGCCCATCCTGCTGACCCTGAAAACCGTCACCAGCCCGTTCCTGGCCTTTGTCTTGATCACCCTGGCCCTGGCAATCGTCAGCTTCTATACCTCCATCAGCGGCCTGGTCAAAGCGGAGATGTTCCCGCCTCAGGTGCGTGCCCTGGGCGTAGGCCTGGCCTATGCGGTGGCCAACGCGGTGTTCGGCGGTTCGGCGGAAGTGGTCGCGTTGGGACTGAAGTCCATCGGCATGGAAAACAGTTTCTACTGGTATGTCACCGCGATGATGGCGGTGGCGTTCCTGTTCAGCTTGCGCCTGCCCAAGCAGGCCGCTTACTTGCACCATGATTTGTAAGGGATGAGTTATGACACTGCGCACGAGCAACCAACTGTTCGACGCTTACTTCACCGCTGACAGCATGGCCGAAGTGTTCTGTGACCAGGGCCGCTTGCAGGGCATGCTGGATTTCGAGGCCGCGCTGGCCCGCGCCGAGGCCCAGGTCGGGTTGATCCCCCAGGCCGCCGTGGCCCCGATTGCCCAGGCCTGCCTGGCCTCGTTGTATGACGTGGATGCGCTCAGCGGCGCGATTGCCACGGCGGGTAACTCTGCCATCCCACTGGTCAAGGCACTGGGCAAGTTGATTGCCGCTGAAGATGCAGGGGCCGAGCGCTATGTGCACCTTGGCGCCACCAGCCAGGATGTGATGGACACCGGCCTGGTGTTGCAGCTGCGCAGCGCGCTGGCGTTGATCGAGGCGGACCTGGCGCGCCTGGGCGACGTATTGGCCGCCCAGGCGCAGCGGCATGCGTCAACCCCCTTGGCGGGCCGCACCTGGCTGCAGCACGCCACGCCCGTCACCCTGGGCATGAAAATCGCCGGCTGGCTGGGCGCGGTGACGCGCAGTCGCCAGCGGCTGGTGGAATTGAAACCGCGTTTGCTGGTGCTGCAGTTTGGCGGTGCGTCGGGCACCCTGGCCGCGCTGGGGGAGCAGGCCATGCCGGTGGCGCAAGCCTTGGCCGCAGAGTTGCACTTGGCCTTGCCCGATCAGCCCTGGCACACGCAGCGTGATCGCCTGGTGGAGCTGGCCAGCGTGCTTGGCCTGATCGCCGGCAGCCTCGGCAAGCTGGGCCGCGACATCAGCTTGTTGATGCAGACCGAAGCGGCGGAAGTGTTCGAGCCCTCGGCGCCGGGCAAGGGCGGTTCGTCGACCATGCCCCACAAGCGCAATCCGGTGGGGGCCGCCGTGCTGATCAGCGCTGCGACCCGCGTGCCTGGCCTCGTGGCGACGCTGTTCAGCGCCATGCCCCAGGAGCACGAACGCAGCCTGGGGCTGTGGCATGCCGAATGGGAAACCTTGCCCGAGATCTGCCGACTGGTGTCCGGCGCGCTGAAGCAGGCGTTGCTGGTCAGCGAAGGCTTGGAGGTGGATGCCGAGCGCATGGCCCGCAACCTCGACCTGACCCAGGGCCTGGTGCTGGCCGAAGCCGTCAGCATCGTGCTGGCCCAGCGCCTGGGCCGTGAGACGGCGCACCACCTGTTGGAGCAATGCTGCAAACGCGCCGTTGCCGAGCAGCGGCACTTACGTGCCGTGCTGGCGGATGAGCCGCAGATCACCGCCGAGTTGTCGTCGGCCGAACTGGACCGCCTGCTCGACCCGGCTCACTACCTGGGCCAGGCCCGTACCTGGGTCAGCCGCGCCGTGACCGAACACTTTGGATTGACTGCGTAAGGAGACCGCTGTGGCTTTCGTACAACTCGCTGAGGGCGAACTGCATTACCAACTCGATGGGCCCGCCGATGCACCGGTGCTGGTGCTGTCCAACTCCCTGGGCACCGACCTGCATATGTGGGACATCCAGATCCCGGCGTTCATCGAACATTTTCGGGTGCTGCGCTTCGACACCCGAGGCCATGGCCGCTCGCTGGTCACCGAAGGGCCCTACAGCATCGAGCAGCTGGGCCACGATGTACTCGCGCTGCTGGATGCGCTGGGTATCGAGCGCGCGCATTTTTGTGGGCTGTCCATGGGCGGGTTGATCGGCCAGTGGCTGGGCATCAACGCAGGCGCGCGGCTGAACCGCCTGGTGGTGTGCAACACCGCCGCCAAGATCGGCACGCCTGAGGTGTGGAACCCGCGTATTGAAATGGTGTTGCGCGATGGCGCGGCGGCGATGGTCGCGCTGCGCGATGCCTCGATTGCACGCTGGTTCACCGCCGACTTTGCCGCCGCCCATCCTCACCAGGCCAACCAGATCACCGACATGCTCGCGGCGACTTCGCCCCAGGGCTACGCCGCCAATTGCGCGGCGGTGCGTGATGCCGATTTTCGTGAGCAACTGGCGTCAATCAAGGCTCCGACCCTGGTGATTGCCGGCACTGAAGACGCGGTGACACCACCGGCCGGCAGCCACTTTATCCAGAACCATGTGCGGGGCGCCGAATACGCCGAGTTCTATGCGGCGCACCTGTCCAATGTCCAGGCCGGCGCTGCCTTCAGCGACCGCGTCATTGAATTTCTGCTGGGCCGTTGAGGAGCTTTTCCGTGGACGAGAAACAACGTTATGCCGAAGGTCTGCAGGTGCGCCGCGAAGTGCTGGGCGACGCCCATGTCGAACGCAGCCTCAATGCGCTGACCGAGTTCAACAGCGAGTTCCAGGAAATGATCACCCGCCATGCCTGGGGCGATATCTGGACTCGCCCTGGCTTGCCACGGCACACCCGCAGCCTGATCACCATCGCCATGCTGATCGGCATGAACCGCACTGACGAGTTGAAGCTGCACCTGCGTGCCGCCGCCAGCAATGGCGTGACCCGCGCCGAAATCAAGGAAGTGCTGATGCAAAGCGCGATCTATTGCGGGATACCGGCGGCGAACGCGACGTTCCACCTGGCTGAGTCGGTGTGGGATGAACTGGGCGTCGAATCCCGCGAGACCTGACTCTGGGATACAGACAAATGTGGGAGGGGGCTTGATCGTTCCCACGCTCTGCGTGGGAATGCCGCTCTGGACGCTCCGCGTCCCGCCAACCTCCGCCATTTCAGGTGACGCGGAGCGTCACGGGCTGCATTCCCACGCGGCAGCGTGGGAACGATCTTCATCGGGGGCAAGCCCCTCCCACATTTTTGATCTCTGCATTCTGTTGAGATCAGTTGGAATCGGCATCCCACACCCAGTTCCACACTCCCGGCAGGTGCACCGGCTCGTTCACATCCTTGACCGTGCGCGCCAGGGCCGCGCGTTGCAGCGCCGCACGGTCGGTGTAGAACGGCTCGGTGGCGGTCTTCAGGCCGTTGATGCGTGCGCTGTCCATCAGGATCTGCAGGTATTCCTGCATATGCCGTGCGGTGTAGCGGTTGATGTCGTGGAAGGTCACCACCACCGGGATCGCGCCGTCCACCGAGGGCAACTCACCCAACGCGATGCGCTCACGCACCACCGACAGTTGCCGGTACAGGTTGGCGCGGCGACGGGGGCTGGCGTTGAAGCCCCAGATTTTGCCGTCATTGGCACTCAGGTCGGTCAGCAATACCTGCATGCCGTGGCGCCGGTAGGCGGCGAACGTGCGGCGGTCGTAGTTCCAGAACGGCGGCCGCACCAGCAGCGGCGGTGTGCCGGTAATGGCGGCAATGTGCGCGGCGCCTTCGGTGAGGGTGCGTTCCAGCTCGGCGTCATTGAGCCAGCGATGATTGGTATGAAACGCCGTCGCGGTGTGGAAGGCCAGGACATGGCCGGCGGCGTACTCACGCTCCATGGTCTTGCGCCCGCGCGCGCTGCCCCCTGAACGGGCGGCTTCGGTCTGCAGGAAAAACACCGCCTTGATCCCCGGCAACACCGGGTTATTGGCCAGGTCGGCCACCACCGAACGGCTCGGGTTGTTGTACCCCGAGGCACTTGGGCCGTCGTCGAAGGTCAGCAGAAAACGGATCGGTGCCTGGGTTTGCAGGCGCTGCTCGGTCTGCGGCGTCAGGGCGATGGGCGAGCCGATACAACCCGTCAGGCTCAGGGCCAGGGCAAACACTGTGAGTGCTGTAGCGAAGGTTTTCATGCTGTGCGCGTGCCCGGATAAAGAGCCGCTGCTGGGTCGATCAGCAGCGGCAGGCGCGCACCATACAGTAACTGCGACGCCGGTTTACAGCAGACTTATCGGGTAGCTGACGATCAACCGGTTTTCATCGAACTCGTTATTACTGTAGTCACGACGCATGCTCGAATTGCGCCAGCGCACAGTCAGGTTCTTCAAGCTGCCGCTTTGCACGGTGTAGCCCAATTCGCTTTCGCGTCCCCATTCCTTGCCGTCGGTCACCGTGCCGGTGTGCACGTTGCTGCCGCTGATATAGCGGTTCATCAGGGTCAGCCCCGGTACGCCAAGGGCAACGAAGTTGTAGTCGTGACGCACCTGCCAGGATTTCTCCTGGGCGTTGTCGTAGCTGGAGTTGTAGCTGTCATTGGCCAGCGTGCCGCCGCTGGTGCCGTTGACCCGCATCCAGGCGCTGTCGCCGGTGAGTTTCTGCAGGCCGATGTAAAAGGTGTTGCCGCCGTGGCGGGCCGATAGCAGGCCGGACCAGGTCTTGTTGTCCAGGCTGCCGGCGCGGGCGCTGCCGTCGTCCTTGCCATAGAAGAACCCCAGGTTGGCGCCCAGGGTCCAGTCGCCCACAGGCTGGGTGTGGATCAGGTTGAGAAATTGCTGGCGGTAGATGTCCTTGAGCTGGGCATTCCACACCCCGACTTGCGTGCGTTTGTCGTTGAAGGCGTATTCGGCGCCCTGGAAGTTGAAGCGGTCGGACGTGAACGCGGTTTTGCCGGTCATCGACATGTCGCGCATGCTGCTGTCGTCCCGCGGGCTGTTGGCACGGAACTGGCCGCCGTACAGGGTCAGGCCGTCGATTTCCCTGGAGGTGATCTGCCCGCCGCGCAGGGTTTGCGGCAGTGAGCGGCCGTCGTCCGAGCGCAGGATCGGCAGCACCGGCATCCATTCGCCGACTTTCAATTCCGTCCGGGAAAAACGGGCCTTGAACGCCACGCCCAGGCGCCCGAATGCATCGGCTGGCCGGCCGTCGTGGTCCAGCGGCAATAACTGCGTGCCACCGGTGCCGCGCCCGCCATCGAGCTTGAGCGAGTACAAGCCCAGCACGTCCACACCAAAACCCACCGTGCCCTGAGTGAACCCGGACTTGGCATCGAAGATGAAACTTTGCGTCCACTCCTGCGCGCCGCCCTGGGTTTTGGTCGGGTTGGTGTAGTTGCGATTGAAGAAGAAATTGCGCAGGTTGAGGTTGGCGCTGGCGTCTTCGAGAAAGCCGTGTTCCTCGGCGGCGACAGGCAGGGCAAGACTGGCGACAGCGGTTGCCAGCAAGAGCCGGCGCGGGTGGAAAGTGCTCATGGTGTCGGACCTGTTGTTATTGGGGTTATGCAGGTGGCGGCCATGGTGCGCGGCGGTGCGGGGCTGTTGAAAGTGGGGGAGAGCGGGTTGTGGGCGATGATCGAACGCAAGTTGCCGAGCCTGAGCATTGCACCCAGGCCCGGCTGGCGTGGTCAGTGTTTCTGCAGGTTGAAGTGGGTCCAGGGCACGGCGGGCAGGTAGTACTGAGCGGCGAGCATTACCGCCACCATCACCACCAGGAACACCACTTGCAGCGGGCTCCAGAATGCCCAGTGCAGGCCGTTCACCCACGGGTACTGGCTGACTCTAGCGCTCATCTGGCCGATGCGTTTCGGGTGCAGCAGGCTGATCAGCACCATCCCGGCATAGGTCACCATACCCAGTACGCCCAGTATCAACCCGCACGCCAGCAGCATGCACAGCTGCGGGACGCCATGGCGTAGCACCAGCCAGTATCCGTTGGGATTGAGGCGCTTGGGGATCAGGCGCTGGCTCAGCCACAGGTCTTGAATGATAAAAGACCAACTCATGCCGGCCCACATCTGGGTGAGGCGGAAACCGACCACCGCCGGCACGATCAACAACGCCAGCAGTATCACCACCACGCCAGCATCCAGCTTTCCCGAATCGTCGTGAATCAGGTTCAGGCCCGCCCCCAGCGCGAAGATCGCCCACAGTCGGATAAACACATGGGTGTAGATCGGTCGGATCCTGAATTTACGCCAGAAAAACGCGTCGGCCTCAGGCAGTCGCTCCAGCAGTTGCGGGTAGCGCCACGTCAAGGTTTCGCCGAGTTGCTGACACGCGTTCCAGTGGGCGTCGCTGAAGCCCCTGATCAGGCGCATTTGTTCTGTCGCAGACATCGGCGTCAGCAGCAAGCGCGCGGCCTGGGCGTCGACGGACATGCGGCGGGTGTCCTGGGCCTTTTCCTGAAGGTTGGCGTAGAAGCTTTCCTGCTCGCAGCGTGACACCAGGTCGCGCCATATCCAGGTGGGCTCGGGGTGTATGCCTTGCTGGTCGTCCCAGCCAAACGCCTGGCACACGCGCTCGAACAGCGGCACGCTCCATTGGCTGTCGTGCAGCAGGCGCAGAATGCTCTGCTGCCATTGTTGCTGCAGGTCGAATACCCGTAGCCAGGGCTGGCTATTGTACTGCGTCAACGCGGTGACGAACTCGCGCTCGGCCTTTTGCGCCAGCAGCGCTTGCAGGTGATCACGATATTCCTGCAGCAATTGGCTGACGAGTACCTGGTGCTGCCACGGCGCCATGCTCACGCGTTGCCAGGGCGTCAGCCATTCCAGGTGTTGCGTCGCCCAATGGACGATGGCGCTGCGTTCGCCGGGTGCTTCAAAGCAGTGGCGCAACAGCCCGGCCTGGAAGGCATCGCCGCAGCCCTGCTGCTGAGCCTGGGCCCAGCGCTCGTCGAGATTGTGCAGGCCAACGCCCTGGAGCAGCGCGTGGGCCGGGTCCTGTTCGCGGGCGTCAACGGGGGCCGGACGCAGCGTGCTCACGTCCATCAATTCGGCCAGGTCGTTGAAGTGGCCATGGCTCTGTTCGACGACGTCGGCCTGGCGCTCCTCTTCTTCTTCCTCCTGCTGGTGCTCGGCTTGCCAGCGCGCGTAGCTCAGCGCTTGCTCATAGGCTTCGCGCACGCGCTGGAAGCCCTCGGCATCTTCGTCCGGACGGCAATTTTTGATCAGCCGTGCGTAAGCCCGCTTGATGGTGCGTTCGTCGGCATCATCGTCCAGTTGTAATACTGTCCAGCAGTCCATGTCTTCAAGCCTCAGCGCCAGAACCCGTTATCGAGTTGCTCAAGTTGTCGGGTCAATTCGCTGCGGGCCTCGCGGATGCGGCGTTCGTCCTGGGTATCGAGCACTTGCTGGAACTGCGCGGCCCAGTGGCCCAACTGCTGGCGCACGTCGCCCAGGCTTTCCTGGTAGAGGCGTTCGAGGCGCGCGGTCAGCACCGTGTTGACCTGTTGGTCGCGCGGATGAATCTTCAACAGTGCCAGGGCTTGCAGGCGTTGCTGGATTTCCTGTGGGCTGAGCACGCCCGGGTTGTTCTCGATCACCAGCGAATGCTGCTCGCCCGTCAGCGGGATGCTGACCTGGGCTTCGAGCAGACCGTTGTTGTCGTAGGTGAAGCGCACGTCCAGCGAGACCTCGCCGGCCTTGCGCTTGGGGACCGGGATTTCCAGTTGGCCCAGCTCGATGTTGTCTTTCACCAGGCGGCTTTCACCCTGATAGATTTTCAGCAGCACGCGCGACTGGTCGTCGGAAAGGGTGACCACACTTTTAACCCGGCTCACCGGTACGCTGCTGTTGCGTTCGATCAGCGGCAGGTAATGACCGTTTTCGATGTGGCTGCCGTACTGGTTGGCGGTTTCGATACCCAGGGTGTAGGGGCATACGTCAGTCAACACGACTTCTTCCAGCGCCGCGGACCGGGCTTTGAGCGCGGCCTGAATCGCCGCGCCGTTGGCGACCACCTGGTCGGGATCCAGGCTGATGGACGGGAAGCGTCCGAACAGACTGGCGGCAAGTTTGCGCACCAGCGGCATGCGCGTGGTGCCGCCCACCAGCAGGATTTCATCGAGATCGCCGACACGAATTCGCGCATCGCGCAGCGCCCGTTCGATCGGTGCGCGCAGGCGTTCCAGCAGGGGCGTATAGAGCTTGGCCAGTTCCTGTTGGGTGATGGTTTTCACCCATTGCTGGCCGTCGACACGCAGGGTGAAGTCGGCGCTGTCGTCCTGGCCCAATGCCTTGCGCACGCGCTCGGCTTCGCGGCGCAGGGCCTGCAGCACGCTGCTGGTGGGCGGGAAACCCTGGGCGTTGCGCTGGCTGTCGACGAAGTGTTCCAGCAACAGCGTGTCGAAGTCTTCGCCGCCGAGGAAGTTGTCACCCGCGCTGGCGCGCACTTCCATCACCCCATCGAACAGCTCGATGATCGACACGTCGAACGTACCGCCGCCCAGGTCAAACACGAGGAACGACGTTTCCTTGTCACGCTGATGCAGGCCGTAGGCAAGGGCGGCGGCGGTGGGTTCGTTGATCAGTTTTTCAACCGTGAGCCCGGCCAGTTCACCGGCGATACGCGTGGCCTTGCGCTGGCCGTCGCTGAAATACGCGGGCACGCTGATCACGGCTTCGGTGACGGTATGCCCGTAGGTACGCTCGATGTCTTCCTTCAGGCTTTTGAGCACCAGCGCCGAGAGTTCTTCCGGGCGGAACGAGCGGTCGCCCAGACGCACTTCGGTGGCACTGCCCATATAGCGCTTGAACAGCGAGGTGGTCAGGTGCGGGTGGGTATGCAGGCGCTCTTTGGCAGCCTGGCCTACCAGGACACGGCCTTGATCATCCAGCCCGACCACACTGGGGGTCAGCAACTGGCCAAGGGCATTGGGCACCAATTCGGCGGCGTCACCGCGCCAGACGGCGGCCAGACTGTTGGTGGTCCCCAGGTCGATTCCTACGATCATTACGACAAGCTCCCTCTGTGGTCTGTAAGAATCTGTTACCAATTTTACCCTGAACGCTTCCAGAAAAAGCAAGC
This region of Pseudomonas sp. MUP55 genomic DNA includes:
- the pcaH gene encoding protocatechuate 3,4-dioxygenase subunit beta; translated protein: MSDKPGYRRPQAGTQPDYLHPAYQSTNLRSPSQPLVFLPHSLSEITGPTIGAERLNAKDNDLTAQHEGEPQGERIIIHGRVLDENGLPVPGILVEIWQANAAGRYNHKRDLHDAPLDPNFTGTGRTVTDAEGWYQFQTIKPGAYPWGNHHNAWRPAHIHFSLFGPSVLTRLVTQMYFPGDPLLEYDPIYNCVPDTRAKQRLIASFDLEKTIPSYALGYRWDIVLRGRDATPMEK
- the pcaG gene encoding protocatechuate 3,4-dioxygenase subunit alpha gives rise to the protein MSLYATTSHTVGPYYHIGLTWLNREDLTVAATLGERVAITGQVVDGNGDVVNDAMLEVWQANAAGKYDHPEDEQDKPVDPNFEGFGRVPVDAEGRFRFTTIKPGSVPGLKGTTQAPHLVVLVFARGLVKHLLTRIYFDGEALNADDALLACVPAERRGTLIARQDGAGVYQWDVVLQGTDRETVFFDY
- a CDS encoding MFS family transporter, which translates into the protein MTTTTSHYTGEERSKRIFAIVGASSGNLVEWFDFYVYAFCAIYFAPAFFPSDDPTVQLLNTAGVFAAGFLMRPIGGWLFGRVADKHGRKNSMMISVLMMCAGSLVIAFLPTYNTIGAWAPALLLVARLFQGLSVGGEYGTTATYMSEVALKGQRGFFASFQYVTLIGGQLLAVLVVVILQQILTEEELRAWGWRIPFVIGAIAAVISLLLRRTLKETTSKEMREDKDAGSIVALFRDHGKAFITVLGYTAGGSLIFYTFTTYMQKYLVNTVGMHAKTSSYIMTGALFLYMCMQPLFGMLADKIGRRNSMLWFAGLGTLFTVPILLTLKTVTSPFLAFVLITLALAIVSFYTSISGLVKAEMFPPQVRALGVGLAYAVANAVFGGSAEVVALGLKSIGMENSFYWYVTAMMAVAFLFSLRLPKQAAYLHHDL
- a CDS encoding 3-carboxy-cis,cis-muconate cycloisomerase, with protein sequence MTLRTSNQLFDAYFTADSMAEVFCDQGRLQGMLDFEAALARAEAQVGLIPQAAVAPIAQACLASLYDVDALSGAIATAGNSAIPLVKALGKLIAAEDAGAERYVHLGATSQDVMDTGLVLQLRSALALIEADLARLGDVLAAQAQRHASTPLAGRTWLQHATPVTLGMKIAGWLGAVTRSRQRLVELKPRLLVLQFGGASGTLAALGEQAMPVAQALAAELHLALPDQPWHTQRDRLVELASVLGLIAGSLGKLGRDISLLMQTEAAEVFEPSAPGKGGSSTMPHKRNPVGAAVLISAATRVPGLVATLFSAMPQEHERSLGLWHAEWETLPEICRLVSGALKQALLVSEGLEVDAERMARNLDLTQGLVLAEAVSIVLAQRLGRETAHHLLEQCCKRAVAEQRHLRAVLADEPQITAELSSAELDRLLDPAHYLGQARTWVSRAVTEHFGLTA
- the pcaD gene encoding 3-oxoadipate enol-lactonase, which encodes MAFVQLAEGELHYQLDGPADAPVLVLSNSLGTDLHMWDIQIPAFIEHFRVLRFDTRGHGRSLVTEGPYSIEQLGHDVLALLDALGIERAHFCGLSMGGLIGQWLGINAGARLNRLVVCNTAAKIGTPEVWNPRIEMVLRDGAAAMVALRDASIARWFTADFAAAHPHQANQITDMLAATSPQGYAANCAAVRDADFREQLASIKAPTLVIAGTEDAVTPPAGSHFIQNHVRGAEYAEFYAAHLSNVQAGAAFSDRVIEFLLGR
- the pcaC gene encoding 4-carboxymuconolactone decarboxylase; the protein is MDEKQRYAEGLQVRREVLGDAHVERSLNALTEFNSEFQEMITRHAWGDIWTRPGLPRHTRSLITIAMLIGMNRTDELKLHLRAAASNGVTRAEIKEVLMQSAIYCGIPAANATFHLAESVWDELGVESRET
- a CDS encoding polysaccharide deacetylase family protein; this translates as MKTFATALTVFALALSLTGCIGSPIALTPQTEQRLQTQAPIRFLLTFDDGPSASGYNNPSRSVVADLANNPVLPGIKAVFFLQTEAARSGGSARGRKTMEREYAAGHVLAFHTATAFHTNHRWLNDAELERTLTEGAAHIAAITGTPPLLVRPPFWNYDRRTFAAYRRHGMQVLLTDLSANDGKIWGFNASPRRRANLYRQLSVVRERIALGELPSVDGAIPVVVTFHDINRYTARHMQEYLQILMDSARINGLKTATEPFYTDRAALQRAALARTVKDVNEPVHLPGVWNWVWDADSN
- a CDS encoding OprD family porin, producing the protein MSTFHPRRLLLATAVASLALPVAAEEHGFLEDASANLNLRNFFFNRNYTNPTKTQGGAQEWTQSFIFDAKSGFTQGTVGFGVDVLGLYSLKLDGGRGTGGTQLLPLDHDGRPADAFGRLGVAFKARFSRTELKVGEWMPVLPILRSDDGRSLPQTLRGGQITSREIDGLTLYGGQFRANSPRDDSSMRDMSMTGKTAFTSDRFNFQGAEYAFNDKRTQVGVWNAQLKDIYRQQFLNLIHTQPVGDWTLGANLGFFYGKDDGSARAGSLDNKTWSGLLSARHGGNTFYIGLQKLTGDSAWMRVNGTSGGTLANDSYNSSYDNAQEKSWQVRHDYNFVALGVPGLTLMNRYISGSNVHTGTVTDGKEWGRESELGYTVQSGSLKNLTVRWRNSSMRRDYSNNEFDENRLIVSYPISLL
- a CDS encoding J domain-containing protein, giving the protein MDCWTVLQLDDDADERTIKRAYARLIKNCRPDEDAEGFQRVREAYEQALSYARWQAEHQQEEEEEERQADVVEQSHGHFNDLAELMDVSTLRPAPVDAREQDPAHALLQGVGLHNLDERWAQAQQQGCGDAFQAGLLRHCFEAPGERSAIVHWATQHLEWLTPWQRVSMAPWQHQVLVSQLLQEYRDHLQALLAQKAEREFVTALTQYNSQPWLRVFDLQQQWQQSILRLLHDSQWSVPLFERVCQAFGWDDQQGIHPEPTWIWRDLVSRCEQESFYANLQEKAQDTRRMSVDAQAARLLLTPMSATEQMRLIRGFSDAHWNACQQLGETLTWRYPQLLERLPEADAFFWRKFRIRPIYTHVFIRLWAIFALGAGLNLIHDDSGKLDAGVVVILLALLIVPAVVGFRLTQMWAGMSWSFIIQDLWLSQRLIPKRLNPNGYWLVLRHGVPQLCMLLACGLILGVLGMVTYAGMVLISLLHPKRIGQMSARVSQYPWVNGLHWAFWSPLQVVFLVVMVAVMLAAQYYLPAVPWTHFNLQKH
- a CDS encoding molecular chaperone HscC translates to MIVGIDLGTTNSLAAVWRGDAAELVPNALGQLLTPSVVGLDDQGRVLVGQAAKERLHTHPHLTTSLFKRYMGSATEVRLGDRSFRPEELSALVLKSLKEDIERTYGHTVTEAVISVPAYFSDGQRKATRIAGELAGLTVEKLINEPTAAALAYGLHQRDKETSFLVFDLGGGTFDVSIIELFDGVMEVRASAGDNFLGGEDFDTLLLEHFVDSQRNAQGFPPTSSVLQALRREAERVRKALGQDDSADFTLRVDGQQWVKTITQQELAKLYTPLLERLRAPIERALRDARIRVGDLDEILLVGGTTRMPLVRKLAASLFGRFPSISLDPDQVVANGAAIQAALKARSAALEEVVLTDVCPYTLGIETANQYGSHIENGHYLPLIERNSSVPVSRVKSVVTLSDDQSRVLLKIYQGESRLVKDNIELGQLEIPVPKRKAGEVSLDVRFTYDNNGLLEAQVSIPLTGEQHSLVIENNPGVLSPQEIQQRLQALALLKIHPRDQQVNTVLTARLERLYQESLGDVRQQLGHWAAQFQQVLDTQDERRIREARSELTRQLEQLDNGFWR